Part of the Alistipes sp. ZOR0009 genome, CCCCACGGCAGCGCGTTAACGAGTCCTTCATCCCTCTAAAGCTAATACTTACCACAAAGATAGGAGGGGTGTTTTTTTAGAATGAAAGATAAACTAGGAAAAAAGTATCTTTAAAAATGCCTCAACATTGCTCAAACTCCGTCACTCTAAAATAAAAAAGCATAGCCGAATTATGGCTATGCTCTATATTTCCTTTCAAAAGATTATTGTCCGTTTGCGAAATCTAGCATATTGAGGAAACTCAACCGAACTATTTTTTGAATTTTTTCTGGGTCTATCTTATCTGGGGTGTCGGTTGGCTTATGGTAATCGGGATGATTGCCGGCTGCCCATCCCATAAATACCACGCCTCGCTCATAAAAAGGCCCATGATCGCTCCAGTAACCACCCTCCGTTGCCGCATTTGTAAGTAAAAGAATATTCCCTAGCCTTTTATTATTCCTTTCCACGATCTCCTTTATTACAGGTTGCCTATCGAGATAAAAGAAATGAGCACGAACTCTTGCCGTATCATCAACCGCATTACGACCAATCATGTCGTAATTTACATACATCGCTGTTTGGCTTAGCGGTATTATTGGATTCCTCGCATAGAAGGTAGATCCCACTAATCCCTTTTCTTCGGCTGTCCAAAGGGCAAAAATTACGTTTACTTTTGGCTTTATGCCCGACTCTTTCAGCGCCTTTGCCAGCATTATTATACCAGCGGTACCACTTGCATTATCATCGGCACCTGGATATACTACGCCATTCCATGTTCCGTGGTGATCGTAATGAGCTCCTACTATAATACACTTAGTGGTATCCTCGCCTGCAATCATCCCCAAAACATTTCTATCTCGCAATGGGGTTCCCTTAATTTTGGCCGACAAGCTAATCTTAATAGGTAGCTTAACACCCTTAAACTTAAAATCAACGGTGTTAATATCTAACCCATGCTGCTTAAAACCTTGGTAAACGAGTCCTTTATTCAGGTTTACCCTAATAGTAGGCGATTTAAAGTCGTTAGAAGGTAGCGAAAGGTTGTCTTCGAAGAAAATGGTAGGCTTAGCATTAGGCATCTTACCCATGAGATCCTTTGCATTTCGCAAAAAGATGACGGCAGCCGGTTTTCGTTTTGAAATTTCAGCCTCCTGACTTGCCAGAATAGCCTCTTGCTTTTCGTTACTTAGCCCTTTGAAGTGGCTAAATCCCGCCAAATCCTCCTTCCCTACAGGCTGAACAACCACAATCTTACCTTTAACATCCAACTTTCCGTAAGAATCGATACCATATTCGGGTAAACTTAGCCCGTAACCTACAAAAACCACATTGTCGGATAGCGAAAACCCGTTACTCAGCCTTCTATTAGCAATAGAGAAGTCAATATTAGGAGTTGGTAGGATACTTCCCTGCCCCGCATCGATAGAAAACTGCCAGTCGAAAGGTTGGGAGTACCTTACTATATCGAAATTTTGAAAGTAGGTTTTCTTACCATCAGCAACATCGCCTGCGGGCTGTATGCCGTATTGAGTAAAGGCTGCGGCGATATATTCGGCAGCTAACGCGCCTCCGCGTTGAGATGGATAGCGCCCTTCGAGTAGCGGCGATGCCAAAAAGTTTACATGCGCCTTAATGGCGGACGTTGTCACCGCATCTAGCCCCCTTTGTATGGCTTGGTCTTGCGCCTGTGCCCCGATAGAGGCCGCTAAAAGTGCTACAAGTAGCGTAAAAATGGTTAGTGTTCGCTTCATTATTCGTGTTTAGAGGAATTACACGGCAAAGAAGTAGAAAATGTACCTATAGAATTCCTAAAAAACATGCATTAAACCAAAAAAAGGCTTCGAAGAACACCTGTATAAAGCCTCATCCATCATGCTTTTCGTAAATAGCTATTACAGTTTGTGTGTTAATTATAACATCTATTTATACCTGATGTTATCTAAAAAACAACACAGATTGCTTAACATCAAATCAAAATAAAAATATATGTAAAAATTAATGGCAAAAAAATAAACATACTTTACACAACTAGCGTTAATGTTATCGTATAAACAAAACATTTCTATCTATGAACGTAAAATTATTGTGTATTTCGATGCTCGTTGCAGCATCAATGCTAATCGTTGGCTGCTCGAAGCAGGACGATTCTGTTAATGTAAATTCTTCGCAGAAAGAATTTAGTGTTGCTCCTTCCCAGAACTTTGTTCCTGGAGAACTAATCGTAAAGTTTAAAGATGGACAAACCTTGAAGTCAAAAACTAACGTTATGCAAGCTTTTGGCGGTACGGTTGTTCAAAAGATTTACGGATCGAAGCTAAAAGGAACCGACAACGGTGCCGTTTATCTTTACTCCATCAAAACATCGATTGAGGAAGCAATTGCAAAGCTAAATCAAATGCCTGAGGTTGAATTTGCAGAACCTAACTACATCTACAAAACACAGGTAACCTCCAACGACCCTTACTTTACCAACGGTTCGCTTTGGGGCATGCAAGGTGATGCCTCGACACCCGCCAACCAGTACGGGTGCCAGGCTGCAGAGGCTTGGGCGCTTAACCACACCGGTTCGTCGACCGTGTATGTGGGTATAATTGACGAAGGTTACATGTACAACCACGCCGATTTGGCCGCCAACGCAGGTGTTAACCCTGGAGAAATTGCCAATAACGGCATAGACGATGATGGCAATGGCTACATCGACGATGTTTACGGCTGGAACTTTGATGGAAACAACAATGCCGTGTTTGATAGCGCCGGCGACGAGCATGGTACGCACGTAGGAGGTACTATAGGCGGTGTTGGCGGCAATAACATTGGTGTTGCTGGCGTATGCTGGAATGTAAAAATGCTTAGCGGCAAATTTTTAGGCCCTAACGGCGGTACATCGGCCAACGCAATTCTTGCGATCGACTATTTTGTTGACTTAAAGACAAGACATAACCTTAAGCTGGTTGCCCTTAACAACTCGTGGGGCGGCGGAGGCTTCTCGCAAGCCCTTAAGGACGCTATAGACAGAGCTTCGGCTGCTGGTATCCTATTTATTGCAGCTGCAGGCAACGGCGGTTGGGATGGAATTGGCGATAACAACGACAGAACCCCAAGCTACCCTGCCAGCTACACCAGCTCCAACATTATTGCGGTGGCTTCGATCACCTCATCGGGCGGCAGATCCTCCTTTTCGAACTATGGTGCTACCTCTGTAGACATAGGTGCTCCAGGGTCTAACATTTACTCCTGCATGCCACAGTCTGGCGGAGGTTCGACCTACGGAACTATGAGCGGAACCTCGATGGCTACGCCTCACGTTACAGGTGCTGCAGCTCTTTACGCGTCTACTCACCCTAATGCCACAATGGCTCAAATTAAAGATGCAATTTTAAATTCTGCGGTTGCGACAACATCTCTTAGAGGTAAATGCGTAACTGGCGGACGTCTAAACGTTAGCGGTTTCTAAATCTATGGGGGAGGCAGAGAGATTTGCCTCCCTTTTTACTGCCCACAGAAAGAAAGAGCGGTTTTGCCAGCAGCTGGTAAAGCCGCCTTTCTTTTTAGCCCCCCGTAAAATCCGTTTAAGCCCCTTTTCACGCAATTTATCCTTCCTATTTTACCTTTTGTCGATTTTTGGTGGCGCATAAAATTTGGTATTCGTTTCTTTGCATCAAATAAGAAGTATATAATAGAATGTCAGTAGCCAAAAAACCAGCGTTAGGATTCATTTTCGTAACAATTCTTCTGGATGTAATCGGTTTTGGAATTATAATCCCGATTCTACCTAAGTATATAAGCCATCTTACCGGCGGCGACCTAAGCAACGCCTCCCTGTATAGCGGTTGGCTTATGTTTTCGTTCGCCATCATGCAGTTTATCTGCTCGCCGATACTTGGAAACCTGAGCGACAGGTTTGGTCGCCGGCCAATTCTTCTTGCATCGCTTTTTGGATTCGGAGTAGACTACCTCATCATTGCTTTTGCGCCTACCATAGGTTGGTTATTTGTTGGACGCATCTTAGCGGGAGTTATGGGCGCCAGCTTTACCACTGCGGCCGCCTACATTGCGGATATTAGCACCCCCGAAAAGCGTGCGCAAAACTTTGGCCTCATTGGCGCCGCCTTTGGGCTGGGATTCATTATTGGTCCCGCGTTGGGAGGTGTTTTAGGGCACTACGGGTTCCGTATTCCCTTTTACGTGGCAGCTGCGCTAACTTTTATCAACTGGATATACGGCTACTTCGTGCTGCCAGAGTCTTTGTCTAAACGAAATAGGCGCCGCTTCGACATAAAGCGCGCCAACCCCATTGGGTCGCTCAAGCAGCTGCGCAAGTACCCCATCATATCGGGCTTGGTGGCCTCGCTCATCTGCATTTACCTCTCCAACTACGCCACGCAAAGCACCTGGACCTTCTTTACGATGGAAAAGTTTGGTTGGAGCGAGATGATTGTTGGCCTGTCGCTGGCCATGGTGGGCTTATCGGTAGCCATCGTGCAAGGTGGGCTGATACGGGTTATTAATCCGAAGCTTGGCCCCGTTAAATCCGTATACTTTGGACTTACCTTCTCGGTGCTAGGGCTTCTACTCACCGCATTTGTTCCTCAAGGGTGGATGCTCTTTGCCCTAATGCTACCATTTTCGTTAGGAGGCGTTGCAGGACCTGCCATACAGGGAATCATCTCCAACCAAGTCCCCGCCAACGAGCAAGGAGAGCTTCAAGGTGCTTTAACGAGCCTTATGAGCCTTACTTCTATTATTGGCCCCCTTTTAATGACCGGATTATTCTCCTTCTTCACCTCTAAAAGTGCCCCAGTATACTTTCCTGGAGCCCCATTTGTAATGGCAGCCCTTTTAGTGCTACTTGGGGGGATGCTAGCAAAAGGTACCCTTAGCACCATAAAGCATAAGGAGAAACCAGCAGCACCTGCAGAGGAGTAGGAGAAGCGTAAGCGCACCTTAAACGAAGATAAAGCACGCATAGCCGTACTAAAATCTTTTAAAAACACGAATAAAATGAGCTACGAGCATGCTAAAACGGGTTTAAGCACCGTTAATAGCATCTAGTAAGTAAGATATTCCCTTTATTTCAAGCTAGGCAGGCATCTCTTTACCCTTTAATTACCTGTATACCAACAAAAGAGATGCCTGCCTTATACTTATACCCACCTCAATAGGTGCTACCCTACTTAGCGGGTTGCCTACCGCCCTCCGCAATCGGATAAGAAATGCAGGACAACAATACGCAGCCCTTCGAAGCATCCTAATGCACCAAGCGGCTACCTCAACGCCTCTCGACATGTAGCAGCAGCGCTCGCCACCAGCTAGAATACCTTCAAAATAGATGGGCGCGATATAGTAATACTCTACCAGCCTTCCGAAAAAAGGTTACCCCGTTTCAAAAGAACTTTCGGTATTTAGCAGCACAAGCGAGGCCTTTAGCCAAGCATCTACGGCGTTTAGCTGAACGTTGGCTGCATTTAGCTGCAGGTTTCCGGCCTTTCGACAAAGGTTTCCGAATCGTAATTGCTTGTCTATCTTCCGGAAATGTGCAGCTAAACGCCGGAAACGCGCAGCTAAACGCCGGAAAAACGTAGCTAAATGGCGGAAAGAAATGGCTAACGGATGAAAAAAGGTGGCAGAAGCCAGAAACGAGCTGCTAGAGATCGAAAAGTAGCAGCTAAGAATGGCCAGCGGGCTACTAGGTAGATTTACGCGCTGCTAAACGACATCCACTAGCATTTATCCCTACAAAAAGAGGTTTGTACCAGCCCAACGCCAATACAGAGGTTTGCAGGCGCCTCCTAAACCCACCTAAAACAAAAAAAGGTAGCCGTAAGCTACCTCTTAGTTGTCCTATCAGGGGTCGAACCTGAACTCTTCTGATCCAGAGTCAGACGTGTTGCCAATTACACCATAGGACAATGTGCGCGCAAAGGTAAGCGCGATGCGCTATCGTTATCCCGTTTAACAAAAAAGTTATCCACAAAACGAGCAATATTTACATTTATTAGCTACATTAGGGGGTGTCAAAAAACTTAAAACTAACTATTATGAATTCAGTTGTTGTTAACAATGGCAAGGCTGACATTGTAAAAGACGGCCAAATTGTAGGTTCAATTGGGCATGGCGAGATTATTTGCGCCGAACTTAGTCCAGATAATTCGCTAATCCTTTGCGTAACCGATCAGGGCAAAGTTGAGCTGCGTAAGGAGAATGGCTCGGTGCACAAAAGCGTTGCAACCAACGCGGTATACGCCACATTCGAGGGGCACGATGTGCTGGTAACCACCATGAAGGGCAAGCAGGAGCTGCGAAAGGAAAATGGAAGCTTGATAAAGGTTGTGGGGTAACCCTCCACCTGCTAAGAATAAAAAAGGCGAATCGTAACGATCCGCCTTTTCTTTTATATGGTTAGCTTACTTGGCAGCAATTTTTGCCCACGAATCTTTCAGCGTTACGGTGCGGTTAAACACCACCTGCTGCTCCGAAGAGTCGCTATCTACACAGAAATAGCCGATACGCTCGAACTGGAATGTTTTACCAGCGGCATGGTTGGCCAAATCTGGCTCTATAAGCGCCTCGATCACCTTTAACGAGTCGGGATTCAAGAAATCCTTGTAGTCTTCCTCTTCGGTAAGGTTGTCCATGTCCGATCGGGTAAATAGGCGGTCGTATAAGCGCACCTGAGCCTTCTTGGCATGCTGCGCAGATACCCAGTGGATGGTTCCCTGAACTTTTCGACCATCAGGAGAGTTTCCTCCGCGCGATGCAGGGTCGTAGGTGGCATGCACCTCGATGATGTTACCATCAGCATCCTTTACCACATCGGTTGCCTTAATAAAGTAGGCGTAGCGTAGGCGTACTTCCTGTCCAATGGCTAGGCGGAAATACTTTTTAGGGGCAACTTCCATAAAGTCGTCGCGCTCTATAAAAATTTCGCGGCCAAAAGGCACCATACGGCTACCTGCAGCGGCATCCTCGGGGTTATTAACGGCTTCGAGCTCCTCCGATTGGTTTTCGGGATAGTTGGTGATAACCACCTTAAGCGGATTAAGCACCGCCATGCGACGCTCGGCACGCTTGTTCAAATCTTCGCGAACGAAAAACTCTAGCAGCGAAAAGTCGATCACGTTGTCGCGCTTGGCAACGCCAATACGCTCAGCGAAATTACGGATAGCTTCGGCAGTGTATCCACGACGACGGATACCCGAGATGGTGGGCATACGAGGATCGTCCCAACCGGTCACGTAGCTGTTTTTTACCAGCTCGAGCAGCTTACGCTTGCTCATTACGGTGTAGGTAAGGTTCAAGCGGGCAAACTCGTACTGCTTAGAAGGGAATATCTCCAAATTGTCGATAAACCAATCGTAAAGCGGACGGTGCACGTCGAATTCGAGCGTGCATATAGAGTGGGTAATCTTTTCGATAGAGTCGCACTGGCCGTGAGCCCAGTCGTACATGGGGTAAATGCACCACTTATCGCCCGTACGGTGGTGATGGGTGTGGATAATGCGGTACAGCAGCGGATCGCGGAAGAACATGTTGGGGTGAGCCATGTCAATCTTGGCGCGAAGCACGCGTGCGCCGTTTTCGAACTCGCCATTCTTCATGCGTTGGAATAGGTCGAGGTTTTCCTCAACGGAACGGTTACGGAAGGGGCTTTCGGTACCTGGCACGGTAACGGTTCCACGTCCCTTACGAATCTCCTCCTGAGTTTGATCGTCAACGTAAGCTTTTCCCCTTCTAATAAGCTCGCAAGCCCATTCGTAAAGCTGGTCGAAGTAGTCGGAAGCGTAAAACTCGTTGGCCCACTCAAAGCCTAACCACTTTACATCATCCTTTATAGAATCTACATACTCCACATCCTCCTTCACAGGGTTGGTATCATCGAAGCGAAGGTTGGTTGCCCCACCATATCTTTTTGCCAAACCAAAATTTAGGCAGATAGACTTTGCATGCCCAATATGTAGGTAGCCATTAGGCTCTGGAGGGAAGCGAGTCAAAACTCTTCCGTCGTGCTTACCACTCTTAATATCCTCTTCGATAATCTCCTCAAGAAAGTTCAGCGTCCTTTCTTCAGCACCTGAAACTTCTGCCTTATTGTCGCTCATACGTTTGTAATTTCTAGTATCTACAACCGGTTGCGCCGGTTGGAACTACAAATATATACAAAGTGATGCTTACTAGCGGAATAATGTTCCATAAATCGCGCAATTAAGGTTCAAAGGCGGTTTTCTGAAAAGGAACAAGCCTCGAGATATCCCTCCAAAATCATTTAAACCATTACCTTTGCCAAAAAAAGAGAAATGCAAGGTATCATAGAAATAGAGAACATGGAGTTCTACGCCTACCACGGCTGCTTTGAAGAGGAGGCCATTGTAGGCAACAAGTTTAAGGTTGATTTAACCATCGAAATGGATGCTGAGGTTCCATCCAAAACCGACAGCATTGGCGATGCCGTAAACTACCAGCTTGCCTACAATATCGTAAAGCGCGAGGTTGCCATCCGTTCCCACCTGCTCGAGCACGTAGGGGGCCGAATTATTGAAGGTATCTACAATGAGCTCTCGGGCGTACAAAAGGTTAAAGTAAAGGTTTCGAAGATGAATCCACCAATGGGAGGTGCCATCGAAAAGGTAAGCGTAACGCTAATAAAGTAGACAACTGGACAGCCCATGCTACGTGATGAGGAAAAGATAAAGCAGAGCGTTTGCCCACAATGCGGGCAAACGTTTACCTGCAGCACCGCAACAGGCAAGTGCTGGTGCCAAAATTTTAGCATCTCGGATGAGAATCTTAAGCTACTTAAAACGAGATATAAAACCTGCCTATGCCCCTCCTGTTTAGCTGCATTTAGCGAAAAAGTTAACGACTCCTCTTGCAAACGCTGATTTTTTTCTATCTTTGCACTCGCAATCGGGTTTCGTGGCCGAGTGGCTAGGCAACGGTCTGCAAAACCGTGTACAGCGGTTCGAATCCGCTCGAAACCTCAACAAAAGGCTGAATGATTTTCATTCGGCCTTTTTTATTTTTGCAGCATCAAAATCGGAAGTCATGAAAATGAGAGTAAGAAAACCGACCGAATCCGAAGCGGCCATAGCCAAAAGTTGGGAGATTTGGACGTGTGAGGCCAGCACCTTTCCTTGGCACTACGCCCAAAAGGAGGTGTGCTACATTCTTGAGGGCGAAGTTAATGTTGAAGATCCACAGGGCAACATCATTTCATTTGGTGCAGGCGACTGGGTGGAGTTTGATGCCGGCCTAACGTGCACTTGGCACGTCAAAAAGCATATCCGAAAGCATTACCATTTCGAATAAAAAAGGGGAACCTAACGGCTCTCCTTTTCCTTATATCAACTTGGATTATAAACCAAATTCTTTCTTAAGCAGCTCTACGCTATCCAACTTTTCCCAAGTAAAGAATTCAACTTCCTTCTCAACCTGATTGTTTAGCGGCCCAACAAATATTTTACGAGTAAACGGATCGCGACCAAAGTGTCCGTAAGCAGCCGTTTCTTCGAAAATTGGATTCTTTAATCCAAACTTCTCCACAATCTTAGCTGGACGAAGATCGAACAGCTGCGCAACCTTAGCGCTAATTTGTGCATCGGTTAAACCTTGTTTTGCGGTGCCGTAGGTGTTTACATAAACGCTTACTGGCTGAGCAACACCGATTGCGTAGGCAACCTGTACCAACACCTCGTTAGCTACACCTGCAGCAACAAGATTCTTGGCAATGTAGCGGGCAGCATAAGCAGCCGAACGGTCTACCTTAGACGAATCCTTACCGGAAAATGCGCCACCACCGTGAGCTCCTTTACCTCCGTAGGTATCTACAATAATCTTACGACCTGTAAGACCGGTATCACCATGAGGACCTCCAATTACAAACTTGCCAGTTGGGTTTACGTGAAGAATGATATCCCCTGTAAATAGCTTTTGAACGCGCTCGGGCAGAAGAGCCTTGATGCGTGGAATAAGGATATTTTGAACATCAGCCTTAATAGTTTTCTGCATCTCCTCATCGCTAGCAAACTCGTCGTGCTGAGTAGATACTACGATGGTATTGATGCGCTCAGGCTGGTTGTTATCGTTATACTCTATGGTAACCTGCGATTTAGAGTCTGGACGTAGGTAGGTCATTTCCTTACCTTCGCGACGAATCTTTGACAGCTCCAGAAGCAGCATGTGCGAAAGAGTCAACGAAAGCGGCATGTACTCATCCGTTTCGTTAGAGGCATATCCGAACATTAGTCCTTGGTCGCCTGCGCCTTGATCGCCTGCACCCTTTTCCTCTTGGCTAACGCCGCGGTTAATATCTGGAGACTGCTCGTGAATTGCAGAGATCACCCCGCAAGAGTCTCCGTCAAACTTATACTCGGCCTTGTTGTACCCAATTTTGTTGATAACCCGGCGAGCAACATCCTGAACGTCTACATAACCCTCGGTGTTAACTTCGCCGCTGATTACAACCAAACCTGTAGTTACAAGCGTTTCGCAGGCAACCTTAGAGTTTGGATCTTGGGTTAAAAATTGATCAAGAATTGCATCCGAAATTTGATCGGCCACCTTGTCTGGATGTCCCTCAGAAACAGACTCAGATGTAAATAAGTATCCCATTTCTTTTTAAACTGTTTGGTAATTGAACAATAAATCAGAAAGGATTTAAGGATGGACAGAAATACTATTTAGTTTTAGCATTTTTTTCTGTGGTTGCAAGCATCCAAATCTTTCCACATGAGGGCACAAAGGTAATAATTGTTTTATTTTTTTCTCCATCAGAAAAGTAATATAGCATTACGCCCTAAATCGTTATTGATTATTATGACTATAACGATTTTGATTTAAGCTCTTTAGCTCGATCGGGTGTAAAAACCTGCTTTGCATTCTGATTATTTATCTTTACAAACTATATTTGCTATAGTATTCAACAGCATTCGAAAACATTCCATAATGGTAAAATACTTTCGTATTTATGTACTTCTAGCGGTAGCGGCGGTAGCGGCTACAACAATACAGTCATGTACAAAATCCGACTTCACTGGTCCAACATTAGCAAGCAACGATGTAAACAACAAGCGCACCTTCACCATAAATCCGGATGAAGAAATTACGTTAGAATCGAAATTTATTAAACCCGAGCAACTCTCGTTTGAATGGAGCATGGAAGGGCAGATTCTAGCAAAAGAGGGAACCTCCTACCGCTTTAAATCAAAGGAATCGGGGAGCTACATCGTTACACAGCGGGTGTACAATGGTATTGCCGAAGTTTACATCGACTACTATATTACCGTTCGCGGAACATATGATAGCGGCACCTTCATCTTTACCAACAACAGCACCGAATCGCAGCTTACCTTTATTAATAAGGACAACACGAAAGTTGACGAGAATGCCTACAAGACTGCCAACCCTGGAAAATCGATTGGAGCCAAAATTTCTTCGGCAACCGCATTCTATGGCAAAATGTACATTCTTACCGAATCGGAAATTATTGTGCTAAATGCCATCACCTTAAAGGAGATTAACAGAATAGCTACCCCAGCCAAGCCAAACTACCTTATTAATGTAGATAGGTCGAGCGCGCTTCTTAGCACAGATAAGGGTGTTTACCGAGTTAGCATCAGCCCTCTAGCAATAACCGGTCAGGTTCTTGGTCTTAACGGAAGAGTTGGGATGATGGTTAAGAACGAGAACTACGTGATGGCGCTTACCCTTAATGGCCTTGCAGCCATCAACAAGTCAACCTTGCTGCTAACCCGATTTATAAATTCAGGAAAATTGGGCCTCGTTGCCGATATAGCAGGAAACGTTTGGACTACCAACGAGGATACAATCATCTCGGTTAGCCCTACGCTTTACGTTACGAAATTTAAAAACACTAATAGTCCGCATGCCACCGCTTCTTGGAATCCTTGGAACGAGGGCACTTTAACCCTCTCTACCACCGAAAATGCGCTACTTTTCATTAAGGCAAACGATAATGGAACTCCATCGCAAACCATCTGCAAAGTAGATATTAGCAACCCTAGGAATTTGGGGATTACCGAATTTATAACACTTCCTAAAGACAGGCAGTTTACAGGAATTGGATTTAGGATAAACTCAGAGAACAACATTGTAGCTTCAACCGTTAATAGTTCGGGCAACGACCCGCAAGCGGTAATATACCGTTCGGGTGATGCAACGCTAGTAACTACCGTTGCAACCACAGCAACCGATGTTAAATCGTTCCTTTTCAATAAAACGAACTAATGCGAAAGATTTCGGCTCACTACATCTTTGGTGTAAACGAGACCCCAGTTAAGTTTGGGGTGATAAGCCTGAATGGGAAGGAGGTTGTCTCTATTAGCCAGCCTGTAGAAAGACTAGCCGAAACTGCGCAAACGGAGTTTTATCCGGGTATAATCATACCAGCCATAGTCAATGTAGCAACTACAAACGAAAGCATCTGGCTGCCTAAAAATGATGCTGCTATAGAAGAACATCTAAAAATGTCGACCAACATTCCTTCGTATGCAGTTGTTACAACCGAAAATATTTGCAACCTTTCGGAAGAATCGCTGCAAAATCTTATGCAAAAAGGGACGAGATTGGTACTTGGAAGCGTAACGGACAACCATCCAGTTATTCTTTTTAGGCTAATGAGCAAACTCTCCGAAAAGTTGTCGGAATTATCCTTTTCGGAAATTGTAAAAATAGCAACAACGAATGGAGCCAACGCGCTAAATCAGCCTCTGCGGGGGAGTATAAATCCTCCAAAGCAGCCAGGGATATGGCACATATCGGGCTTCAACTTTGCAAAAATGAGCATCGACCAAAACTCAAAAATGACAGTTCTAATAGACTAACAATGCTTGTATGGCAACTTTTTTATTCGAAAAAATAGTATTTGGCCCCATAAAAAGCCGCCGATTAGGTAGCTCATTAGGCATCAACCTGCTACCTGTGGACAGTAAACTTTGTAACTTTGACTGCATCTACTGTGAATGTGGATGGAATGACACCTCCGCAAAAAAGGCCTTTCATCCACGCGAAGAGGTAAAAGAAGCACTCAAAGCGAAACTAGAGGAACTCAAAAAATTTCATAACCTCCCCGATGTAATCACCTTTGCTGGCAACGGAGAACCGACCATGCACCCAGACTTTGAAGGCATAATTGATGATACTATCGCATTACGCAATGAGCATTCGCCTAAAACAAAAATTGCCGTGCTTTCCAATGCCACTCTAATTGGACGCGAAAAAGTTTTTAATGCACTAAAGAAAGTAGATCAAAACATTTTAAAGTTAGATTCTGCATTTGAAGAAACGGTGCTGCTAGTCAATAAACCTCATGGTGAATACTCTACCGCAAAAGTGGTGGAACGTTTAAAGGAATTTAAAGGACAGGTTACCATACAAACCATGTTTTTACGAGGAACTTTTGATGGAAAACCGGTTGATAATACCACCCATCAAGAGATTGAGGCATGGCTAAAC contains:
- the metK gene encoding methionine adenosyltransferase; translation: MGYLFTSESVSEGHPDKVADQISDAILDQFLTQDPNSKVACETLVTTGLVVISGEVNTEGYVDVQDVARRVINKIGYNKAEYKFDGDSCGVISAIHEQSPDINRGVSQEEKGAGDQGAGDQGLMFGYASNETDEYMPLSLTLSHMLLLELSKIRREGKEMTYLRPDSKSQVTIEYNDNNQPERINTIVVSTQHDEFASDEEMQKTIKADVQNILIPRIKALLPERVQKLFTGDIILHVNPTGKFVIGGPHGDTGLTGRKIIVDTYGGKGAHGGGAFSGKDSSKVDRSAAYAARYIAKNLVAAGVANEVLVQVAYAIGVAQPVSVYVNTYGTAKQGLTDAQISAKVAQLFDLRPAKIVEKFGLKNPIFEETAAYGHFGRDPFTRKIFVGPLNNQVEKEVEFFTWEKLDSVELLKKEFGL
- a CDS encoding DUF5074 domain-containing protein gives rise to the protein MVKYFRIYVLLAVAAVAATTIQSCTKSDFTGPTLASNDVNNKRTFTINPDEEITLESKFIKPEQLSFEWSMEGQILAKEGTSYRFKSKESGSYIVTQRVYNGIAEVYIDYYITVRGTYDSGTFIFTNNSTESQLTFINKDNTKVDENAYKTANPGKSIGAKISSATAFYGKMYILTESEIIVLNAITLKEINRIATPAKPNYLINVDRSSALLSTDKGVYRVSISPLAITGQVLGLNGRVGMMVKNENYVMALTLNGLAAINKSTLLLTRFINSGKLGLVADIAGNVWTTNEDTIISVSPTLYVTKFKNTNSPHATASWNPWNEGTLTLSTTENALLFIKANDNGTPSQTICKVDISNPRNLGITEFITLPKDRQFTGIGFRINSENNIVASTVNSSGNDPQAVIYRSGDATLVTTVATTATDVKSFLFNKTN
- a CDS encoding radical SAM protein, which gives rise to MATFLFEKIVFGPIKSRRLGSSLGINLLPVDSKLCNFDCIYCECGWNDTSAKKAFHPREEVKEALKAKLEELKKFHNLPDVITFAGNGEPTMHPDFEGIIDDTIALRNEHSPKTKIAVLSNATLIGREKVFNALKKVDQNILKLDSAFEETVLLVNKPHGEYSTAKVVERLKEFKGQVTIQTMFLRGTFDGKPVDNTTHQEIEAWLNLLAEIKPKEVMVYTIDRDTPAPDLVKVPAEELHAIAHTVTNRLGIHTQVSA